The Dietzia sp. ANT_WB102 region GCCGAACTCGACCCGGAGGTCGTCTCCGTGGTCACCGGCGGTCCCGAGGTCGCGGAGGAGCTCACGCTGCTGCCGTTCGACCACATCGTCGTCACCGGTAGCGCCCCCGTGGGCCGAGCCGTGATGGCCAACGCCGCCCGCAACCTCGTGCCCGTCACCCTCGAACTGGGCGGCAAATCGCCCGTCATCCTCGGCCGCACGGCGGACATCACCGACGCCGCCACCAAGATCGCGGTGGCCAAAGGCACCAACGGCGGCCAGATCTGCGTCAGCCCGGACACGGTCTACGTGCCGCGCGAACACTGCGACGCCTTCGCCGACGCCATGTCCGAGGCCTTCAGTGCGCTGTACCCCGCCGCCGGCGAGAACGCCGACGTGATTGCGGCCGTCAACGACCGGCACCTCAAGCGGGTGGACGGTTACGTCCGCGACGCCGCCGAGCGCGGCGCCCGCGTCGTGACCGCGCCGGCCGAGGACCCGTCCACCGACGGTCGGCGACGCCCCCTGCGGATCGTCGTGGACCCGCCGGCCGACGCCGCCATCCGCGCTGAGGAGATCTTCGGCGCCGCCATGGTCGTCCAGCCCTACGACACGATCGACGAGGTGGTGGCCGAGATCGCCGCCGGCCCCACCCCGCTGGCCCTGTACTACTTCGGTCACGACGACGACGAGCGCGAGGACGTCCTGGCCCGCACCCGCTCGGGAGGCGTCACGGTCAACAACGTGATGATGCACCCCGGCATGAACGACGCCCCCTTCGGCGGCCTCGGCAACTCCGGCATGGGCCACTACAACGGTCGAGAAGGGTTCCTCGAGTTCTCCCATGCCCGCACCGTCTTCCACGCGCCCGACGCCGACCCGAGAGGGGAGTGGGGCATGCTCCCGCCCTACGGCGAGCACTTCACCGCGATGATGGCCGCGCAGATCACGCCCTGACCGCCCCGATCGGCTGCGCGGTGCCTACGCTGGCCGGACCGCATCCACCCACCTCGGGAGACTCATGACAGCACTGCGCACGTCCACGGCCGTTGTCGGCGCCGCGATCACGGCAGGCATCGCGGCGAGCGTGCTCGGCGCGGCGCCAGCACACGCCCAGCCGGCCGCCCCGCCGATTCCCCGGGGCATGCAACAGGTGGTCACCGACGTGATCGGCCCGCAGGACCCCGGGTTCTGGAACCCGTCGGTCACCGGCACACGCGTGCTCACCCCGGTCGACCAGGGAGTCGAGGTGGCGTGCGCGACGGGCTTCGACCCGGTGATCTCGTGCTCGTCGCTCGATATGCGAGAGTTCAGCCCGCAGCGCAGCCTGGGCTTCGTCGACGTGCCGACGCTTGGCGGCCCGCCATTGCGCATGTGGTTCGACTACCCGCGGTGGGGAGACGGCTCGACCGGGGACATGAACAGGCGGGTGCTCGAGTGGTGGGCGAGCAGGGGCTGAGTCGTCGCGCGCTGCGGCGTGAGTGTACGACTGAGCCGCAACACTGACCGCAACGTGAGGGAGCGAGGACGCCGTGAGCATGAACGCAGCACACGTCGAAACGATCCGGAAAGGGGTCGGCCGGTTTGGCATCGATGTCGAGGTGGTCCAGGAGCATGGGGAGACGACGGTGATCGTCCGCCAGGATGGGGCTGAAATAACAATCCCCCCCGAGCTGGTCCTCGATCTCGCCGACGCGCTCCAGGACGCCGCCGACTACGCCGACCAATAACCCGCCCCGCCGAGTGGTCACAAATGTGCGGTTCGCCAGACCGCGAACAGGGGAAACGTGAACGGAATCGACCGCGCGACGCGCGAGGAAGACCGGATGGGACACCTCGCGCCGGCGGGGGCCGTCGGCGTCGTTTGAGTCCGGTGCCTCGAGGTCAGGCGGAGGAGTTCACTCCTCGATTCGCAGAGCGGCCATCGGGCACTTCTCTACCGCCTTGCGGACGAGCCTAACGTGCTCGGCGGGGACGTCGTCTACGACAATGCGAACGATCTCGTCGTCGTCGTTCAGTTCGAACACTGCCGGCACCAGTCCCACGCACACCGCCTGGCCCTCGCAGCGGTTCGGGTCCACGATCACCCTCATGTCGATCCCCCTCACTCCCGGTGTGGCACGCCGTACTCGGCTCTGACTCGAACGAGTAGCCGCGTTCACCATTTACTCCAATGGGTATTGGATATATTATCACCGTCACAGAGCCTCGAGGAGGGGAACATGACCTATGTGATCGCCGAACCCTGTGTCGACGTCATGGATCGCAGCTGCGTCGAGGAATGCCCGGTCGACTGCATCTACGAAGGCGGCCGCGCCCTGTACATCCACCCCGACGAGTGCGTGGACTGCGGAGCCTGCGAGCCGGTCTGCCCCGTCGAGGCGATCTTCTACGAGGACGACCTGCCGGCCGAGTGGAGCGACTACGCGGCCGACAACGCGGATTTCTTTGAACAACCACTGCCTGGCCGGGACAGCGCACTGGGCTCCCCGGGCGGGGCGGCAAAGGTGGGGCCGGTGCCGGCAGACGCGCCGCTCGTGGCATCACGCCCTCCCGCCGAATAGGCCCGCTTCGGCCGGCCGGCCCGATGCGCATCCCGGCTAGGATCTCGGGCGTGGAAGGCCGAACGCGACTCCGGGTCCTGGCCGCCGTGCGCTCGGCGGCAGGGCCGATGAGGGTTGACGAGCTGGCGGAACAACTGGCTCTCCACCCCAACACCGTCCGCTTCCACCTAGAGACGCTGCAATC contains the following coding sequences:
- a CDS encoding aldehyde dehydrogenase family protein, whose protein sequence is MSLVDDVHTSAADLLQRQQAAQSAVAPPSADERRSRIQAVIDLLVRHHDEFADALDADFGGRHRGYSLMTDILGSLGPLKHSRDNLETWMQRDERPAYAPYDQMGARAEVRYEPKGSVAILGTWNAPLFTLFAPLAGVLAAGNRAVLKPSEITSRTAELLQRLAAAELDPEVVSVVTGGPEVAEELTLLPFDHIVVTGSAPVGRAVMANAARNLVPVTLELGGKSPVILGRTADITDAATKIAVAKGTNGGQICVSPDTVYVPREHCDAFADAMSEAFSALYPAAGENADVIAAVNDRHLKRVDGYVRDAAERGARVVTAPAEDPSTDGRRRPLRIVVDPPADAAIRAEEIFGAAMVVQPYDTIDEVVAEIAAGPTPLALYYFGHDDDEREDVLARTRSGGVTVNNVMMHPGMNDAPFGGLGNSGMGHYNGREGFLEFSHARTVFHAPDADPRGEWGMLPPYGEHFTAMMAAQITP
- a CDS encoding ferredoxin, which codes for MRVIVDPNRCEGQAVCVGLVPAVFELNDDDEIVRIVVDDVPAEHVRLVRKAVEKCPMAALRIEE
- the fdxA gene encoding ferredoxin, with product MTYVIAEPCVDVMDRSCVEECPVDCIYEGGRALYIHPDECVDCGACEPVCPVEAIFYEDDLPAEWSDYAADNADFFEQPLPGRDSALGSPGGAAKVGPVPADAPLVASRPPAE